One Bythopirellula goksoeyrii genomic window, CTCTGCTGGGTAGAAGCGTTGTATTCGGTCACAACTCGGTAAGTCGTGTCGAATGCCAACTCCGTTGCCCAGATGGCACCATCGCCGATTGTACTATCTTCAGAGAGGACTAGTTTGAAGTCCCCGCCGCTATCAGGGGCCAGCACACCGACTCGAGCGCGGAAGGAAGTGCCCGTACCACCACGAAAATGGGCAAAGTAAAGTCCGTTGGCATCGAGATTGGCAATGTCTGAATTGGTGCTGGCCGGTAGGCTAAAATCAAAGCGTGCATAGGTAGTCGATGTGTCACTTTGGATGGCGTAGGAAGAGTTGGCGTCCTCCCCCCCCTGTTGATTGATCACAGCAGTTCCACCCGCAACTTGAATCGGATTAGTCCCTGCAGCGCTATGGCCATCCCAGGCAGCCCCAGGTCCCGGAGTAGGAGTCTTCCCTACGAGATCACCATCAGTATGCGAAAAGTTTTCATTGACGAGAATCGTCGCAAAAGCTGATGACATAGTAAGCGCTGACATAACCATAGCAGCATTCAGCACTCGGAACAACAAAACAAATCTTGAATGACAAATCATTGGTACCCTCTCTTTGGCAGCTCACAGTCCGCACAGTTGAAAAGAAAAAAACGTCGACGTCGTTTTGAGCAAACTAGATTTCATTGACGTGCAAGGAAGTCAACAAAGAATGTCTGTTCAAAAGGAATCGCGCCAAATATCCAGTTTATCCGAAAAAGTCGAGGAACTTGCGCTGTAAATCGACGTAACCCTCTTGATGGTATGGGCTTACAGTTTCAGTGCGGGCGAACCTGATCCTACGACTCTAGTAGGCATGGAGGAGGTGATATGTGTTCAGTAGTTGCTACTTGAGAGTTCCTCACCTGCAAAGGTAGAAACGGCTTTCCACATGTTACGATCAATCTGATTGCCGACGAACCGGACACTTGAATCCAGGTAGAGGACATTCACGCCGCCAGGATGGGCACTACGGGCAGAAAGTTTGTGGTAGCCTCTCCAAGTTTCTTCTGTCGATACACAAGGTGCCTCCATAGTACTAACACACAAACGAGTAAAATCTTGGATCGCAGTATTCGGCACCTCACTGTGGAGATACATGACACCCCCGCCAAAGTGAAGCGAACCGCGGATATCATCTCCTTCCACATTGCGGACCTCCGAAACTGCTACCGTGTGGCTAGTTCCGTCGGTGGCTTCCTGAAGTGCAATTCCTTTGTTTACCATGAAAGGTCCAAATCCTGAGATGGCTGAGTGAATCGTCCTGCCATTGTGAGCAATGAACTCAACTCCAGTCGGGTTTTCTGGATGCCCTCTGCCGTCAGTGCCGATCTGCTCCCATTGGATGTCGTTCATCCATACGCCACTATCTGGACCCGCCCAGCCAGCATTGGCTGCGTAATTGCCGCGTGCCCCGTAGTGAGCGTTATTCCACCGGATTAAATCCATGCGTCCATTGGAGGGACAAATATGGGTGTCAAAGAATATGTGATGTGGCAGCAGAGATTCAGTGAGCTCCTGCTGTTCGAAAAACGGTTTGGAGAAGTCTATTCTTTGATGTAGGTTGGCTTCCTCCAGATAGGGCAAGGTGACGGATACCCATGTCCCAAGCGAGTCGATATTCGACGATCTCATGCGCTGCCTCCAGTCCCCCTTAGGCAGTGAGCCATGAGCGGACTCATAGTTCATAAGGGCCAAGCCGATTTGCCGGAGATGGTTTGTACATTGCGTACGTCTGGCTGCTTCGCGGGCAGCCTGCACCGCTGGCAGCAGCAAAGACACGAGAATGCCGATGATCGAAATGACCACGAGCAACTCGATCAGAGTAAGGCCTTGTGCCAGTGATTTTCGGGAACTCTCAATCATGACCAATAGGCTCTAAAGAAAAGATAAGCAGTAAGAAGGTGCTTTGAACACCTACATATCATAGCCTAAACGATCGAAAAAGGGAGTCCGGCGTGGGGATGTTCAACTTCGCAAATCCCTCCAATTCATACTACGTAAGCCGAAACCAGCATTAAACATATGCAATTCTTGCGGTAGGCCTTTCTGACACAAGTTCAATACGGGAATCGGATAAGACCAAGTCGCCCTCCAGGCTTTTGGAAACTCACCTGTATCGTCAAATAATCCGATCCCCGACGGGGAAATCCACCCCATTGAATGATCAAGTATCTACCAATTAGTATCGCGCCCCACTCATGAGATATCCGAGAAAACAATTTACTAATGGGTAATTCGTAAAGAATCCACAACTCAATCTAACTTTATTCAATGGTCGATGATTGACACTCGCCGGTCGATGAGCCTAAAAAACGGAACATAGCGTTTGGTTTAAGACTGATAATGGAAAAGTCTTCTCAATGTTCGATTCGGAAAACTTGTTCTTTTCTCTCGTGTTTTTTAAATCGAGTATTCTCAATGTGCTATGCTACCAAGTCGCCTGTTGGAATGCATCTTTTCCTCGGCAATTTGGTGCTGGCACTTACCCCGTTATTGGCTGGAGCGCAATCTGATTGGCCTTCGACTGGTCAGTACGATTTCTCGGAATGGGCTGGAAAAAAGCTGGAAGTGTTTTACAGCATACCCCCTCTGGCAAAAGCCGAATCCCAGATTGTCATCATTGTTCCCGGTGCTAAACGTAACGCTCAACAGTACCGAGACGAGTGGGATCAGTTGGCTGTTGCCAACCAGTTTGTCACATTAGTTGTCGGAGCGACTGAGAAAGATTTTCCAACTGAGTATGAGTACAATCTGGGAGGGGTTGTCGATTCGATTGGCAACCCACGACCTGAAATAGAATGGCTGTTCTCAGCCATTGACCCCCTCTTTGAAGATTTTAAGAGTCGTTTCGGTTCGAAACGTGAGACCTACAGCCTGTATGGCCACTCCGCAGGGGGAGGTTTTGTTCACCTTTTCGTGCTCTTCAAACCAAATGCGAAAGTTGAGACGGCAGTCGTAGCGAACCCCGCCTTCGCTACTCTTCTGGATCGCGAAGTGGAATTCCCTTTCGGGCTTCACGGCGCGCCTCTCTCCGAAGACGCAGTCAAGCCATGGCTCGCGAGACGTCTGGTCTTGCTGCTGGGAGATCGCGACCTCGACCCCCGCAGCAAGCCTCTAAGTGACAGCCCTTCCGCACGCCGACAAGGCCCGCATGTCTTTGCGCGAGGGTTGCAACTATACAAGTCGGCACTCACCGAGTCGAAACTGCAAGGTAGTGAATTAAACTGGAGACTTGAAGTTGTGCCTGGGGTCGGCCATAGTAATGCTCACATGGCTTCCTACGCAGTCAAACATCTACTCCCCAAATAATTCTCAACAATCTGAAAACCTGCTTGTATTGAAAAGAATTTCGGATTTTTGCCTCTTTAAGCGCGATTCCTAGTAGTGGAAGATGCAATGCCCTTTTGGAAGGTTTGCAAGAGATCTGAAGCAACATGACGTCGGGTACAATAGTGCCAGGATACAGGTCGGGTGAGTTATTACCATATGGATGCCTCGTCAGCGGAAGAATTTGTTCGGCTTTTTTCCAAGAGTCAACACCGAATCCTTGGTTTTATTCACACGTTGGTACCAAATCTCCCCGAAGCAGAAGACGTCCTTCAAGAGACAAGTGTTATCCTATGGAAGAAGTGGCCCGAATTCCAAAGAGACCGAGACTTTGTAAAATGGGCATGCGGAATAGCCCGCTTCGAAGTGTTCCGCATCCTTCGTCAAAACAAGCGTACCGCATTGTATATCAGTGAATCCGTCTTAGATCAGATTGCTGACATCGCGTTGGAGGACTCGAAAAACAACGATAGGTTTGAAGACACCGGGACCGCCTTGAGTGCGTGCCTTCAGGAATTACCAGAATCCTACCAACAAATCGTCAATTTCAGATACCAGTACAACAAAACCGTGCAACAGATAGCAAAAGAATGTGGCCGCCCCAAGAGCACTGTCCATGACTTGCTAGGCAAGATTCGCTCTAGATTGTTGCGATGCATCAGACGGCGCCTAAGTGCATAGTATTTACGACTGTCCTATGGAATTTGAAAAAATAAAACATCTGCACGCCCTTGCGTCACGACTCTGCGACGGGGACATCGATGCCAAACAGTTAAAAGAGCTATCGGCATTGTTGGACAATGATAAAGATGCGATTCAAGAGTACTTAGATTATACTTCGCTACATCTTAATCTTAGTCACAAGTTAAGAGTAAACCTCGCTCCAAATGAGTTTGGTGATGCAGTAAAATCTAGGCTTAGTGAGGATGCCAATAACGCAAGTGTTGCCAGTCAAGTTACTAGGCAGAGTTCGAAGGCCATCCGTGCCGTTACCATTTTTTCTTTAGCTGCCTCTGTCTTGATCGTGGCAGCTTTCTTGCTTCATTCATACAAATCCCAATCCACTTTTACTGCTCGAATCATTCAGAAGATCGATTGTGATTGGGACGATGAGCGCTGGGGAGCACCTCAATCCGCTTTCTTGGAGGTCGGCCGTGAAATTAAGCTAGATCGTGGCCTCATGGTCTTGGAGTTCGGAAACGGAGCCGAAGTTACTTTGGAAGGTCCTATCCATTTCAGCGTGTTGGCCCATGATCGCGGAAACTTGCAGGAGGGTAGATTGACTGCAAGCGTTCCCAAAGGTGGTCGAGGCTTTACCGTGCAGATTCCATTTGGAGAAGTAATTGACCTTGGGACTCGCTTTGGTGTTTTGGTCCACGAAGCAGGAGATTGCGAAGCGCATGTATTTCAGGGCAATGTCTTGGTGCGCAGTAATCTTGGGATTCAAAACCAACCGTTCCAGGAATGGAAGCTGACTGCCGACGAAGCGATTAAGCTATCGCCGGCATCACACAAGATTCACCATCTAGCTGCCCAATCCGCCGAATTCGTTAGCTATTCGCGGTCCAATATAGTCGCTTCCTACACAGGAGATTCATCACTTCCTATTTCAGATAGCAGTGAGCTCGTCCTGTGGCTTGATGCAGGAAGGGGTCTGCAGCTTGATTCTAGTAATCGAGTAATAGAGTGGGGAGATTTGAGTTTTAGCACCGATTCGCCTGTAAATAATGCTTGGCAGGTCGATGTCGTCGATCGTCCTCTTTGGATAAAAGAAACGGCGGACGGTAGACCTTCCGTCCGCTTTGACGGTGCCTCACATCTCGTGACAACTCCATTCCTCTCAGGTCAGGAAATAACTATTGTCGGCGTTCTACTAGCCCACAATCAAGAACAGCACAATCGCCAACGTGGGCAGCTCTTATCTTTCAATTCCACGCCAAATCTTCTTCTCGAGACCACCCTCGACAAGCAATTTGCTGGCGTGCTATCCACACGAACACTCGCTAGCAAGGGCCAGCGGAAAGTCCTCGTGAAATGCCCACTTCCTAGTGCGGATATGCCAAAAGTCTACGCACTCGTTTATAGCAACATTAGGAATAGAGTGGCGGTTTATGTGAACGGTGAACTCGTTGCCGAATCTCAAGCACCATCGATATCCATGACTCGTTCTCCAAAGTTTATCGGCAACTCTATCCAGGGAGATCGCGGGTTTGTCGGAGATGTTCATGAATTACTCATTTTCGATACTGCTCTGACTTCGGATCGATGTGTTCAGGTTTGTAACTCACTCATGGAAAAATATCGAATCGCTGCAACACAAAAAGAACCGAGGGTGCTTTCAGGTCTTATTCCTGATGAACAGTAAGGGAACGAATCAGCCTGAAACTTTAGAAATTGTCCAGAAGGTTTAATCCGTCTACCGATGCCTGATTCTTGGATTAAGCACGGCTGCATAAATCTACAATTTGCCATGGTGAGTCATAGACCAACTGTCGATTCGCACCGTTTGGCATGAAGTCACCTTATTCACTTTCGAGTTTATGGCTCCGCAATCAGTTACTATCTGTGACATGATTATCAATCACCGGGCGAAGTAATAAAACAAGAATGCGTATGGGAGAAAGTGAAACGCTAAGATTGAGAAGCAATTGGCTCTTATTGATTTGCCTGCTGGTGGTGTTGATCTCAAGTTACCTTGCTTCCTTGGTGCAAACATCCGGAGGACGAGTCCAAGTTCAAGAAATCAAAATACCGACGCAAAATGGCCAATGGATTGTAGCTGATCTATTTAAGCCTAGAATCGCAACTAGGAAGAATCCTGCTCCACTTGTAGTGGTTGTTCCCGGCTTTCAACGCTCGAAAGAAACACTTTCGAACATCTCCCTCGAATTGGCCCGTCGCAACGTCGTAGTTATTGCAATCGACCCATACGCTCAGGGAGGATCTAGCTCCTCGACAAGTAGACGTTCTGCAACGACTGAGGGCTACGGTATGTTTGCCGTTGTGAACTACGCTTATGACACTCCTAACTTGAATTACATCGACAAGAGTCGAATTGCAGCGACGGGACATTCTGCCGGAGGGAATGCTGCTATTCGGGGGGCAAACTATTTTGGGAAGATCGCCAGAAAGACTGAAAAGCCTTGCAAATTGAATGCAATTTTCGTTTCTGGGTACGTAGAGACGATGGACAACGAGGTTTTGCAAGATGTCCGCTGCAATGTGGGAATGAGCTACGCCAAATATGACGAAGGGGCATATCGAACCGAGTTGAAAAATGGGGATATGCGGTTCGCTCCAGAAGCCCTAAGACTGGTCAATTCCGGTCTTCTTGAAAAGGGACCCGAAATTGAAGAAGTTGAAATCGGTCGTTACTACGGCAACAAGGACGACAAGAATTTGCGAGTTGTGTTTAACGAAGGATTGCTGCATCCTTTTCAACCCTATGCCATCGAGCCTACCGAAAATCAGCTGGACTATTTTAAAGAAGTTTTTCAACTCGACAGCGGGCTACCAAGCAAGGATCAGATTTGGTATTGGAAAGAGTTGCTAACTTTACTCTCCTCGATTGCAGCATTAGTGGCGCTTGTACCTCTTGCTCGATTGCTTTTGGAGCTTCCTTTATTCAAGGATTTAGCGCACCCACTTCCAAAGGCACTACCAAAACCACATGGAAAAGGGAGAATGATTTTCTGGAGCCTCTTCTTTATTTCTGCTGTGGTTGCTTGTTTTTCATACATCCCGATGGCCGAGCTATCTCAAAGGCTCTTTGTCGCTGCCTCAAGCCGAGAACAAACTTGGTTCTTTCCACAACGCATGAACAATGCCGTCATGCTGTGGGCAGTCTTGAATGGTATCGTGGGATTTTTGTTGTTTTTTCTCTCTTACTACTACCACGGAAGGCTTCATGGCGTCCTTCCGGAAATGTGGGGATCGAGAACGAATCTTGTTGAACTCACCAAGACATTCCTGCTCTCCTTATTGCTTTTCGCTTGCTTTTTTCAATTGCTATTTGCCGTACATTATTTCTTCCATGTGGACTACCGTTTTGTCTTTTTTGGGGCACGAGTTTTTCAGCCAGTCATGTTTATTCTGTTAAGCATGTACGCCCCTATCTTCTTCTTGTTTTTCCTTTCCAATTCATTGCGTGTTAATGGCGCCATGCGATTCGAAGGAGAACCTGAATGGAAGAGCATGCTACTAGCTGGTTTGGCTAACACCATCGGGCTTCTGCTCATTCTAGTCGTGCAGTATTCCGTGTTCGCGCTCACAGGGACTGTGTACTGGACCGATGGATGGCTGTATGTTAACTTGCTTTTCGCAGTCGTTCCGATCATGTTTATTTTACCATACTTTAATCGTTACTTCTTTCGATTGACTGGTAGGATCTACTTGGGACCAATGACCACTTGTCTAGTATTTGTGATGATCCTCCTTTCCAACACGGTCTGCTACATTCCTCTCTGAAAATTCGGGCCTTATCGAATAACTATCCTACAGTGGGTTGGAGGCGGGATTAAAACCTGCGATTCTGGCTTCCAAAGGTCAATGCTCTATCGATTTCTTTTCGATGATATTCAATATCGTCGCCTGAGTAGCCTTTGGGAGGTTGTCCCAGGCTCCTATCACGGTCTCCAATTCAGTGCTAAAATCCTCCGGTATCGTTCCAACTGCACCGGATTCTGCAGCGCTTCGCAAGCCGCATTGACCGAAGTTGTTGGCCACCCAAGTAGTTAGGTCGATTGTATCGAGTTCCTCCCGACTACTTTTTTCTACAACTATCAGCGAACCACCTGCTCACACGCAACTTATGGCTAACAAAGAAGAAACAGCCAATGTTCCCGGCCGCATGACGGTCCCCAAATTTGCCGCTCTCAAGGGTTCTGGGCAGAAGATCACCATGGTCACTGCCTACGACTATCCGTTTGCCAAGCTTGTAGATGAGGCAGGGGTCGAAGCGGTTCTAGTCGGCGACAGTATGTCGATGGTGGTGCAAGGGCACGACAACACATTGCCGGTCACTCTGGATGAAATGATTTATCATGCCGAGATGGTCGGGCGAGCGGTAAACCAGGCCTTGGTGATTGTCGACATGCCGTTTCCAAGCTATCACCTTGGCAAGCACAAGGCCATCGAGAACGCAGGTCGTATTCTTAAAGAGACTCGCTGCCAGGCGGTGAAGCTTGAAGGAGGAGCTGACCAGGCCGAGACCATTAGGGCATTGGTATCAGCAGGCATTCCGGTGATGGCTCATTGTGGACTTCGTCCGCAGAGCGTCCATCAACTGGGCGGCTATCGTGTCCAGCGCGATGCCGCGGCTCTCCTGCATGATTCCCGTGCAGCAGCCGAGGCAGGAGCATTTTCTCTGGTACTCGAATGCATCCCGACAGAGATTGCCCACGAGATCACGGAGAAGATTTCCATACCCACCATCGGGATCGGTGCCGGCCCGGGATGTGACGGTCAGGTGTTGGTCTTGCACGACGTGCTGGGGCTCACCAGCGGTCGAGTGCCCAGGTTTGTTAAAGAGTACGCCAACCTGCGAACTACGGTCACCGAGGCAGTGCGCAACTACCGCGATGATGTGCGGGGGGGAGAGTTCCCCGGCAAAGAACATGGATTTGAATAGTCGAGTTGAAGCCGCTCACCTATGCAAACTGCACGTTCCCTCGTCGCAGTGAGTTCCACTGAGACGATAACGGTTCTTGGCAATCCAACGGTAGAGTGGTCGCCAAACGACCATGCTCCCAGGGAAATGCAACGCTGGTGCCGCCCACCAGAGCCGTCGCAGTCGGCCCGTGAGATAGCGTATTGCTTCCGGTCCCCAGTGCCGTTGACCCTGGGAGTCGACGATGCACATTTCCTGCATCAGCCGCTCATGCGTCAGGTCCGGCCAACGTGTCTGCACTTGGGGATCGTGAAGCGACATATAAGCCAGTTTCCCCTGGCAGTCCCACCAGGGAAGTTTACTCACCTGAGCAGTACACATCCGGCAGTCGCCGTCATAGACTACGACGTCGGCATTGGGGCGCTCGTCCGGTGTTGGAAGGGAAG contains:
- a CDS encoding thiol-disulfide oxidoreductase DCC family protein is translated as MKNTSLPTPDERPNADVVVYDGDCRMCTAQVSKLPWWDCQGKLAYMSLHDPQVQTRWPDLTHERLMQEMCIVDSQGQRHWGPEAIRYLTGRLRRLWWAAPALHFPGSMVVWRPLYRWIAKNRYRLSGTHCDEGTCSLHR
- a CDS encoding DUF1559 domain-containing protein, which gives rise to MIESSRKSLAQGLTLIELLVVISIIGILVSLLLPAVQAAREAARRTQCTNHLRQIGLALMNYESAHGSLPKGDWRQRMRSSNIDSLGTWVSVTLPYLEEANLHQRIDFSKPFFEQQELTESLLPHHIFFDTHICPSNGRMDLIRWNNAHYGARGNYAANAGWAGPDSGVWMNDIQWEQIGTDGRGHPENPTGVEFIAHNGRTIHSAISGFGPFMVNKGIALQEATDGTSHTVAVSEVRNVEGDDIRGSLHFGGGVMYLHSEVPNTAIQDFTRLCVSTMEAPCVSTEETWRGYHKLSARSAHPGGVNVLYLDSSVRFVGNQIDRNMWKAVSTFAGEELSSSNY
- a CDS encoding LamG-like jellyroll fold domain-containing protein — encoded protein: MEFEKIKHLHALASRLCDGDIDAKQLKELSALLDNDKDAIQEYLDYTSLHLNLSHKLRVNLAPNEFGDAVKSRLSEDANNASVASQVTRQSSKAIRAVTIFSLAASVLIVAAFLLHSYKSQSTFTARIIQKIDCDWDDERWGAPQSAFLEVGREIKLDRGLMVLEFGNGAEVTLEGPIHFSVLAHDRGNLQEGRLTASVPKGGRGFTVQIPFGEVIDLGTRFGVLVHEAGDCEAHVFQGNVLVRSNLGIQNQPFQEWKLTADEAIKLSPASHKIHHLAAQSAEFVSYSRSNIVASYTGDSSLPISDSSELVLWLDAGRGLQLDSSNRVIEWGDLSFSTDSPVNNAWQVDVVDRPLWIKETADGRPSVRFDGASHLVTTPFLSGQEITIVGVLLAHNQEQHNRQRGQLLSFNSTPNLLLETTLDKQFAGVLSTRTLASKGQRKVLVKCPLPSADMPKVYALVYSNIRNRVAVYVNGELVAESQAPSISMTRSPKFIGNSIQGDRGFVGDVHELLIFDTALTSDRCVQVCNSLMEKYRIAATQKEPRVLSGLIPDEQ
- a CDS encoding poly(ethylene terephthalate) hydrolase family protein — encoded protein: MGESETLRLRSNWLLLICLLVVLISSYLASLVQTSGGRVQVQEIKIPTQNGQWIVADLFKPRIATRKNPAPLVVVVPGFQRSKETLSNISLELARRNVVVIAIDPYAQGGSSSSTSRRSATTEGYGMFAVVNYAYDTPNLNYIDKSRIAATGHSAGGNAAIRGANYFGKIARKTEKPCKLNAIFVSGYVETMDNEVLQDVRCNVGMSYAKYDEGAYRTELKNGDMRFAPEALRLVNSGLLEKGPEIEEVEIGRYYGNKDDKNLRVVFNEGLLHPFQPYAIEPTENQLDYFKEVFQLDSGLPSKDQIWYWKELLTLLSSIAALVALVPLARLLLELPLFKDLAHPLPKALPKPHGKGRMIFWSLFFISAVVACFSYIPMAELSQRLFVAASSREQTWFFPQRMNNAVMLWAVLNGIVGFLLFFLSYYYHGRLHGVLPEMWGSRTNLVELTKTFLLSLLLFACFFQLLFAVHYFFHVDYRFVFFGARVFQPVMFILLSMYAPIFFLFFLSNSLRVNGAMRFEGEPEWKSMLLAGLANTIGLLLILVVQYSVFALTGTVYWTDGWLYVNLLFAVVPIMFILPYFNRYFFRLTGRIYLGPMTTCLVFVMILLSNTVCYIPL
- the panB gene encoding 3-methyl-2-oxobutanoate hydroxymethyltransferase — encoded protein: MANKEETANVPGRMTVPKFAALKGSGQKITMVTAYDYPFAKLVDEAGVEAVLVGDSMSMVVQGHDNTLPVTLDEMIYHAEMVGRAVNQALVIVDMPFPSYHLGKHKAIENAGRILKETRCQAVKLEGGADQAETIRALVSAGIPVMAHCGLRPQSVHQLGGYRVQRDAAALLHDSRAAAEAGAFSLVLECIPTEIAHEITEKISIPTIGIGAGPGCDGQVLVLHDVLGLTSGRVPRFVKEYANLRTTVTEAVRNYRDDVRGGEFPGKEHGFE
- a CDS encoding sigma-70 family RNA polymerase sigma factor, whose product is MDASSAEEFVRLFSKSQHRILGFIHTLVPNLPEAEDVLQETSVILWKKWPEFQRDRDFVKWACGIARFEVFRILRQNKRTALYISESVLDQIADIALEDSKNNDRFEDTGTALSACLQELPESYQQIVNFRYQYNKTVQQIAKECGRPKSTVHDLLGKIRSRLLRCIRRRLSA